In Triticum urartu cultivar G1812 chromosome 6, Tu2.1, whole genome shotgun sequence, the following proteins share a genomic window:
- the LOC125517395 gene encoding uncharacterized protein LOC125517395 isoform X1, whose amino-acid sequence MMFTEGLDESAISWIKQGTDTPPAAARSPLAERLPLGQISADAAAPRSPALYNRACVGLFSPKSLPPPVRTATRHSGLLGRHSVLLAADSEEEEEGEESVASWGLTEDCGYGYFSDHTAEEDGVCSSDSSLFRRARDLYGNGVEDEVTSQFGRRGGGLARGQSKENLRVEVRAAAAAAFAGKSSRGQDQVDCSSHERYADVQKFQDFGPPSAPPIAARVGEVDGILDAIADESGGFEKTEISSVADILAQDVHELSTRSTVQADGVRMPYIENNLLAQIPSFTTNVQNAWQSFVAYDACFRLCLNAWAKNCMEAPEFLRDECMVLRSAFGIQKFLLHPKHKNQDDGKHTYDKDESCSMKARKLVKRIEIEVRKIRVVPQRPKLRATSSFRNLYMQAGSEYVRQISKILKSQVTMLTSTSSTSLPEEMFTCTLELKSSLKGQQRDSISLQYLKPGTGESQLFYLEGQGDVILVEVQDNNRVVIGRAEIQVSSFSDAHQEEVTRWWPLYLEDQECVGKIQLCLNLSMPADNYGSAKMLQGGLAVDTIIYDMVLEAAMRAQNFNSKMLHISGSWKWLLDEFSDYYGVSDAYRKLRYLCYIMNVATPTKDCLELTYELLLPVIKARDDRTLTRQERSILLDCEDRINVLLAIVFENYKSLDEHSITGLSELFGPISDCAAPALAPAVQIFSVLHDILSNEAQSILRSYLQTAAAKRCRRRMIETDEFMSSNNDNLLTDDMTISAAYLKMKTLCINISLEIQADIKIHDQNILPSSIDLPNIAASLYSTELCKRLKGFLSASPPSRPLQHVAELLIATADFERDLDSWQVRPVHGGVLSRELFHDYIMVWIEDTRLHLLDYCKAEKLSYPAASTTSPFVEQIYEQIRESINEYGVVINRWPQYLMSLESAIADVEREVMKALEKQYMETLMPLRDGIPKILEKHVQRLTRRQSVAPYVVPNQLGTFMNTVKRMLDVLHCRVEDILKSWAAYLTIANGTTLFGEQMNSITVMLRKKYKKYLQAIVEKIVSETQANRTTRLKRILEETKETEGESEMRERMQALRAQLSDSIHNLHGVFSCRIFVAICRGFWDRLGQIVLRFLESRKENRIWYRGSDYALGILDDVFASEMQKLLGNALQDKDLDPPQSVIDARSILC is encoded by the exons ATGATGTTCACGGAGGGCCTCGACGAGTCGGCCATCAGCTGGATCAAGCAGGGCACGGACACTCCCCCGGCCGCGGCGAGGTCCCCGCTGGCGGAGCGGCTGCCTCTGGGCCAGATCTCGGCGGACGCGGCGGCGCCGAGGAGCCCCGCGCTGTACAACAGGGCGTGCGTCGGCCTCTTCTCCCCCAAGAGCCTGCCGCCGCCGGTGCGAACCGCCACGCGCCACTCGGGGCTCCTCGGCCGCCACTCCGTGCTCCTCGCCGCGGActccgaggaggaggaggagggggaggagagCGTCGCGTCCTGGGGGCTGACTGAGGACTGCGGCTACGGCTACTTCTCTGACCACACGGCCGAGGAGGACGGGGTGTGCTCCAGCGACTCCAGCCTGTTCCGCAGGGCGAGGGACCTGTACGGTAATGGCGTCGAGGACGAGGTCACGTCGCAGTTCGGCCGGAGGGGCGGCGGGCTTGCCCGGGGCCAGTCCAAGGAGAACCTTCGGGTCGAGGTGCGAGCCGCGGCCGCGGCCGCGTTTGCCGGGAAAAGCTCCCGTGGTCAGGATCAGGTGGACTGCAGCTCGCAT GAGCGCTACGCTGATGTGCAGAAATTCCAGGATTTCGGGCCACCGAGTGCTCCCCCAATTGCTGCACGAGTTGGGGAGGTGGATGGCATTCTCGATGCAATTG CTGACGAGAGCGGAGGCTTTGAGAAGACTGAGATCTCCTCAGTGGCGGATATACTGGCTCAAGATGTTCATGAGCTTTCTACGAG ATCAACTGTTCAGGCGGATGGTGTTCGGATGCCGTACATCGAGAACAATTTATTAGCTCAGATACCCAGCTTCACAACCAA TGTCCAAAATGCATGGCAGTCATTTGTTGCATATGATGCATGCTTTCGGCTTTGTCTGAATGCGTGGGCAAAAAATTGCATGGAGGCTCCAGAATTCCTCCGTGATGAGTGCATGGTACTTAGAAGCGCCTTTGG AATACAGAAATTTTTGCTTCATCCAAAGCATAAGAATCAAGATGATGGAAAACATACCTATGATAAGGatgaaagttgtagcatgaaggCAAGGAAACTTGTTAAACGGATTGAGATCGAAG TAAGAAAGATACGTGTTGTACCGCAAAGACCAAAGCTTCGTGCAACATCATCCTTTAGAAATCTCTACATGCAAGCTGGTAGCGAGTATGTTAGACAGATTTCTAAAATTCTGAAGAGCCAGGTCACTATGCTGACATCCACATCATCTACATCTTTGCCAGAAG AGATGTTTACATGCACACTAGAATTAAAAAGCTCCCTCAAAGGTCAACAAAGAGATTCTATTTCTCTGCAATATTTGAAGCCGGGGACTGGTGAATCTCAACTCTT TTATCTAGAGGGCCAGGGAGACGTTATTCTTGTTGAAGTACAAGACAACAATAGAGTTGTCATAGGCCGTGCAGAAATTCAAGTTTCATCATTCAGTGATGCCCAC CAGGAGGAAGTCACCAGATGGTGGCCTCTATACCTTGAGGATCAAGAATGTGTGGGCAAAATTCAACTTTGTCTGAACTTGTCCATGCCTGCGGACAATTATGGATCTGCAAAG ATGCTGCAAGGTGGTCTGGCTGTCGATACAATTATATATGACATGGTTCTGGAAGCAGCAATGAGAGCTCAAAATTTCAACAGCAaaatgttgcacatcagtggttcGTGGAAATGGCTGTTGGATGAATTTTCTGATTACTATGGGGTATCAGACGCATATAGAAAACTGAG GTACCTTTGTTACATTATGAATGTGGCAACGCCAACAAAGGATTGCTTGGAACTTACATATGAGCTGCTTCTCCCTGTCATAAAAGCACGGGATGACAGAACTTTAACAAGACAAGAG AGAAGTATACTGCTTGACTGTGAAGATAGGATCAATGTTCTTCTTGCGATTGTGTTCGAAAATTATAAATCACTGGATGAGCATTCTATTACGGGCTTATCGGAGCTATTTGGCCCGATATCAGATTGTGCTGCACCAGCTTTGGCACCTGCAGTTCAGATATTCAGTGTACTGCATGATATACTCTCTAACGAAGCACAGAGCATACTCAGGAGCTATCTGCAG ACTGCTGCGGCAAAGAGGTGCAGGAGGCGTATGATTGAGACAGACGAGTTCATGTCAAGCAATAATGACAATCTTCTTACAGACGACATGACTATTTCTGCTGCCTATCTCAAAATGAAGACATTATGCATTAACATAAGTCTTGAGATTCAAGCAGACATCAAGATTCACGATCAGAATATACTCCCAAG TTCGATAGATCTTCCAAACATAGCAGCATCTCTCTATAGTACAGAACTATGCAAACGGTTGAAGGGTTTTCTCTCTGCAAGTCCCCCATCAAGACCCTTACAACATGTTGCTGAACTGCTCATTGCGACTGCTGATTTTGAGAGAGATCTTGACTCCTGGCAAGTCAG ACCTGTTCATGGGGGTGTACTTTCGAGGGAGTTGTTTCATGATTACATTATGGTGTGGATTGAAGATACCCGGTTGCACTTGCTTGATTATTGCAAAGCTGAGAAG TTATCCTATCCTGCAGCATCTACAACTTCACCATTTGTTGAGCAAATATATGAGCAAATAAGAGAAAGCATAAATGAGTATGGAGTAGTTATCAACAGATGGCCTCAATATCTAATGAGTTTGGAGAGT GCTATTGCTGATGTCGAAAGAGAAGTTATGAAGGCACTGGAGAAGCAATACATGGAGACTCTAATGCCTCTGAGAGACGGCATACCAAAAATTCTTGAGAAGCATGTTCAAAGACTGACAAGAAGACAATCGGTAGCTCCATATGTTGTGCCAAATCAG TTAGGAACATTCATGAATACAGTTAAAAGAATGCTAGATGTGTTACACTGCCGGGTTGAGGATATTCTCAAATCGTGGGCAGCATATCTAACCATAGCAAACGGGACCACACTTTTTGGAGAGCAAATGAACTCCATCACAGTCATGTTGAGAAAGAAGTACAAGAAATACCTGCAGGCAATAGTGGAGAAGATTGTTAGTGAA ACACAAGCTAATCGGACTACAAGGTTAAAACGAATTCTTGAAGAAACAAAAGAGACTGAAGGTGAAAGTGAAATGCGTGAAAGGATGCAGGCTCTCCGTGCGCAACTCTCTGATTCCATACACAACCTCCACGGGGTCTTTTCCTGCAGAATATTTGTCGCTATTTGCCGAGGTTTCTGGGATAGGTTGGGCCAG ATTGTGTTGAGGTTTCTCGAGAGCAGAAAGGAGAACAGGATTTGGTACCGTGGATCCGATTACGCTTTAGGG ATCCTGGATGACGTCTTCGCATCAGAGATGCAAAAGCTGCTGGGCAACGCTCTCCAGGATAAGGACCTGGATCCACCGCAATCGGTGATTGACGCTCGCTCTATCCTCTGTTGA
- the LOC125517395 gene encoding uncharacterized protein LOC125517395 isoform X2, giving the protein MMFTEGLDESAISWIKQGTDTPPAAARSPLAERLPLGQISADAAAPRSPALYNRACVGLFSPKSLPPPVRTATRHSGLLGRHSVLLAADSEEEEEGEESVASWGLTEDCGYGYFSDHTAEEDGVCSSDSSLFRRARDLYGNGVEDEVTSQFGRRGGGLARGQSKENLRVEVRAAAAAAFAGKSSRGQDQVDCSSHERYADVQKFQDFGPPSAPPIAARVGEVDGILDAIADESGGFEKTEISSVADILAQDVHELSTRSTVQADGVRMPYIENNLLAQIPSFTTNVQNAWQSFVAYDACFRLCLNAWAKNCMEAPEFLRDECMVLRSAFGIQKFLLHPKHKNQDDGKHTYDKDESCSMKARKLVKRIEIEVRKIRVVPQRPKLRATSSFRNLYMQAGSEYVRQISKILKSQVTMLTSTSSTSLPEEMFTCTLELKSSLKGQQRDSISLQYLKPGTGESQLFYLEGQGDVILVEVQDNNRVVIGRAEIQVSSFSDAHEEVTRWWPLYLEDQECVGKIQLCLNLSMPADNYGSAKMLQGGLAVDTIIYDMVLEAAMRAQNFNSKMLHISGSWKWLLDEFSDYYGVSDAYRKLRYLCYIMNVATPTKDCLELTYELLLPVIKARDDRTLTRQERSILLDCEDRINVLLAIVFENYKSLDEHSITGLSELFGPISDCAAPALAPAVQIFSVLHDILSNEAQSILRSYLQTAAAKRCRRRMIETDEFMSSNNDNLLTDDMTISAAYLKMKTLCINISLEIQADIKIHDQNILPSSIDLPNIAASLYSTELCKRLKGFLSASPPSRPLQHVAELLIATADFERDLDSWQVRPVHGGVLSRELFHDYIMVWIEDTRLHLLDYCKAEKLSYPAASTTSPFVEQIYEQIRESINEYGVVINRWPQYLMSLESAIADVEREVMKALEKQYMETLMPLRDGIPKILEKHVQRLTRRQSVAPYVVPNQLGTFMNTVKRMLDVLHCRVEDILKSWAAYLTIANGTTLFGEQMNSITVMLRKKYKKYLQAIVEKIVSETQANRTTRLKRILEETKETEGESEMRERMQALRAQLSDSIHNLHGVFSCRIFVAICRGFWDRLGQIVLRFLESRKENRIWYRGSDYALGILDDVFASEMQKLLGNALQDKDLDPPQSVIDARSILC; this is encoded by the exons ATGATGTTCACGGAGGGCCTCGACGAGTCGGCCATCAGCTGGATCAAGCAGGGCACGGACACTCCCCCGGCCGCGGCGAGGTCCCCGCTGGCGGAGCGGCTGCCTCTGGGCCAGATCTCGGCGGACGCGGCGGCGCCGAGGAGCCCCGCGCTGTACAACAGGGCGTGCGTCGGCCTCTTCTCCCCCAAGAGCCTGCCGCCGCCGGTGCGAACCGCCACGCGCCACTCGGGGCTCCTCGGCCGCCACTCCGTGCTCCTCGCCGCGGActccgaggaggaggaggagggggaggagagCGTCGCGTCCTGGGGGCTGACTGAGGACTGCGGCTACGGCTACTTCTCTGACCACACGGCCGAGGAGGACGGGGTGTGCTCCAGCGACTCCAGCCTGTTCCGCAGGGCGAGGGACCTGTACGGTAATGGCGTCGAGGACGAGGTCACGTCGCAGTTCGGCCGGAGGGGCGGCGGGCTTGCCCGGGGCCAGTCCAAGGAGAACCTTCGGGTCGAGGTGCGAGCCGCGGCCGCGGCCGCGTTTGCCGGGAAAAGCTCCCGTGGTCAGGATCAGGTGGACTGCAGCTCGCAT GAGCGCTACGCTGATGTGCAGAAATTCCAGGATTTCGGGCCACCGAGTGCTCCCCCAATTGCTGCACGAGTTGGGGAGGTGGATGGCATTCTCGATGCAATTG CTGACGAGAGCGGAGGCTTTGAGAAGACTGAGATCTCCTCAGTGGCGGATATACTGGCTCAAGATGTTCATGAGCTTTCTACGAG ATCAACTGTTCAGGCGGATGGTGTTCGGATGCCGTACATCGAGAACAATTTATTAGCTCAGATACCCAGCTTCACAACCAA TGTCCAAAATGCATGGCAGTCATTTGTTGCATATGATGCATGCTTTCGGCTTTGTCTGAATGCGTGGGCAAAAAATTGCATGGAGGCTCCAGAATTCCTCCGTGATGAGTGCATGGTACTTAGAAGCGCCTTTGG AATACAGAAATTTTTGCTTCATCCAAAGCATAAGAATCAAGATGATGGAAAACATACCTATGATAAGGatgaaagttgtagcatgaaggCAAGGAAACTTGTTAAACGGATTGAGATCGAAG TAAGAAAGATACGTGTTGTACCGCAAAGACCAAAGCTTCGTGCAACATCATCCTTTAGAAATCTCTACATGCAAGCTGGTAGCGAGTATGTTAGACAGATTTCTAAAATTCTGAAGAGCCAGGTCACTATGCTGACATCCACATCATCTACATCTTTGCCAGAAG AGATGTTTACATGCACACTAGAATTAAAAAGCTCCCTCAAAGGTCAACAAAGAGATTCTATTTCTCTGCAATATTTGAAGCCGGGGACTGGTGAATCTCAACTCTT TTATCTAGAGGGCCAGGGAGACGTTATTCTTGTTGAAGTACAAGACAACAATAGAGTTGTCATAGGCCGTGCAGAAATTCAAGTTTCATCATTCAGTGATGCCCAC GAGGAAGTCACCAGATGGTGGCCTCTATACCTTGAGGATCAAGAATGTGTGGGCAAAATTCAACTTTGTCTGAACTTGTCCATGCCTGCGGACAATTATGGATCTGCAAAG ATGCTGCAAGGTGGTCTGGCTGTCGATACAATTATATATGACATGGTTCTGGAAGCAGCAATGAGAGCTCAAAATTTCAACAGCAaaatgttgcacatcagtggttcGTGGAAATGGCTGTTGGATGAATTTTCTGATTACTATGGGGTATCAGACGCATATAGAAAACTGAG GTACCTTTGTTACATTATGAATGTGGCAACGCCAACAAAGGATTGCTTGGAACTTACATATGAGCTGCTTCTCCCTGTCATAAAAGCACGGGATGACAGAACTTTAACAAGACAAGAG AGAAGTATACTGCTTGACTGTGAAGATAGGATCAATGTTCTTCTTGCGATTGTGTTCGAAAATTATAAATCACTGGATGAGCATTCTATTACGGGCTTATCGGAGCTATTTGGCCCGATATCAGATTGTGCTGCACCAGCTTTGGCACCTGCAGTTCAGATATTCAGTGTACTGCATGATATACTCTCTAACGAAGCACAGAGCATACTCAGGAGCTATCTGCAG ACTGCTGCGGCAAAGAGGTGCAGGAGGCGTATGATTGAGACAGACGAGTTCATGTCAAGCAATAATGACAATCTTCTTACAGACGACATGACTATTTCTGCTGCCTATCTCAAAATGAAGACATTATGCATTAACATAAGTCTTGAGATTCAAGCAGACATCAAGATTCACGATCAGAATATACTCCCAAG TTCGATAGATCTTCCAAACATAGCAGCATCTCTCTATAGTACAGAACTATGCAAACGGTTGAAGGGTTTTCTCTCTGCAAGTCCCCCATCAAGACCCTTACAACATGTTGCTGAACTGCTCATTGCGACTGCTGATTTTGAGAGAGATCTTGACTCCTGGCAAGTCAG ACCTGTTCATGGGGGTGTACTTTCGAGGGAGTTGTTTCATGATTACATTATGGTGTGGATTGAAGATACCCGGTTGCACTTGCTTGATTATTGCAAAGCTGAGAAG TTATCCTATCCTGCAGCATCTACAACTTCACCATTTGTTGAGCAAATATATGAGCAAATAAGAGAAAGCATAAATGAGTATGGAGTAGTTATCAACAGATGGCCTCAATATCTAATGAGTTTGGAGAGT GCTATTGCTGATGTCGAAAGAGAAGTTATGAAGGCACTGGAGAAGCAATACATGGAGACTCTAATGCCTCTGAGAGACGGCATACCAAAAATTCTTGAGAAGCATGTTCAAAGACTGACAAGAAGACAATCGGTAGCTCCATATGTTGTGCCAAATCAG TTAGGAACATTCATGAATACAGTTAAAAGAATGCTAGATGTGTTACACTGCCGGGTTGAGGATATTCTCAAATCGTGGGCAGCATATCTAACCATAGCAAACGGGACCACACTTTTTGGAGAGCAAATGAACTCCATCACAGTCATGTTGAGAAAGAAGTACAAGAAATACCTGCAGGCAATAGTGGAGAAGATTGTTAGTGAA ACACAAGCTAATCGGACTACAAGGTTAAAACGAATTCTTGAAGAAACAAAAGAGACTGAAGGTGAAAGTGAAATGCGTGAAAGGATGCAGGCTCTCCGTGCGCAACTCTCTGATTCCATACACAACCTCCACGGGGTCTTTTCCTGCAGAATATTTGTCGCTATTTGCCGAGGTTTCTGGGATAGGTTGGGCCAG ATTGTGTTGAGGTTTCTCGAGAGCAGAAAGGAGAACAGGATTTGGTACCGTGGATCCGATTACGCTTTAGGG ATCCTGGATGACGTCTTCGCATCAGAGATGCAAAAGCTGCTGGGCAACGCTCTCCAGGATAAGGACCTGGATCCACCGCAATCGGTGATTGACGCTCGCTCTATCCTCTGTTGA